In one window of Kosmotoga pacifica DNA:
- a CDS encoding carbohydrate kinase family protein → MIQVIGNINFDVTAILEKVGNVEESRILDLQPGIGGTASNTAIQLSKLGRRVILSGAVGKDIFGLWLLEELGKQGIDVGHIKIVDDERTGFCFVSVRDDGHRFLFTHRGINEKLLPEIANPARTTFLHLAGVSIAQAEHVLNSVHRDIPISYAPGGIVSFEKPEGVIRLSSKVTYLILNEREWESIGGFGTPESRYIIVTKGANGAEVLPEGILVPSYKVKAVDTTGAGDAFNAGFIHVLSSGGTLKDAVKFGNVLGALNVQYRGALGNYGLNEIRDFISLNEPALTKYI, encoded by the coding sequence ATGATTCAGGTAATAGGGAATATCAATTTTGACGTTACGGCGATACTTGAAAAGGTCGGAAATGTGGAAGAAAGCAGGATTCTGGACTTACAGCCTGGAATTGGTGGCACTGCATCCAACACCGCTATTCAACTTTCAAAATTAGGTCGAAGAGTGATTTTGAGCGGAGCAGTTGGGAAAGACATATTTGGTCTATGGCTTCTAGAAGAGCTCGGAAAACAGGGGATTGATGTAGGACATATTAAGATCGTTGATGATGAAAGAACAGGATTCTGTTTTGTTTCAGTCAGAGACGATGGACACCGTTTTCTTTTCACACATCGGGGGATAAATGAAAAACTACTTCCTGAAATTGCGAACCCCGCGAGAACTACTTTTTTACATCTTGCCGGTGTAAGCATCGCGCAGGCTGAACATGTATTGAACAGCGTTCACCGGGATATTCCGATTAGTTATGCGCCTGGCGGCATAGTGAGTTTTGAGAAGCCTGAGGGTGTGATAAGGCTGTCATCAAAAGTTACCTACCTGATCTTAAATGAAAGGGAATGGGAATCAATTGGTGGCTTTGGTACCCCGGAATCGAGATATATTATCGTAACGAAAGGCGCCAATGGCGCGGAAGTGCTGCCGGAAGGAATTTTAGTTCCATCTTACAAAGTGAAAGCTGTGGATACTACCGGAGCTGGAGACGCCTTCAACGCGGGATTTATACATGTCCTTTCTTCCGGTGGAACACTAAAAGACGCTGTAAAATTTGGCAACGTACTTGGAGCTTTGAACGTTCAATACAGGGGAGCATTGGGAAATTATGGATTGAACGAAATAAGAGATTTCATCAGCTTGAATGAACCAGCTCTCACGAAGTATATATAA
- a CDS encoding M6 family metalloprotease domain-containing protein, with translation MRILLIALFIIITAFCFSVPAYPGELPLHQPDGSVIYVRQVGDEYAHLLLYEGQPIVKNPETGWWEFASIERNNLVPTGLRAGIDKPFFIQRSKIEDYLSSKKRPESYERTSPIIGTVKFPVILINFSDTATSFELSDFDELFNGFGYSVKDYYLEVSGGLMQLQFTVVGWFTASKTHDYYGYNIGDIDGFDAHPDELVKEAILAADPYLDYSVFDNDGDGSVDAVIVVHQGNGEEASGNPNDIWSHQFYAYTPTNDGVAASRYTIQPETLFDDLNTIGVICHELGHVFGLIDLYDTDYSSDGIGNWGIMGTGSWNGLSRAGDSPAHFSAWSLLKLGWVSEMSLNDYTGSRIFKPVETDFEVYTFDNPDREGIEYFLFENRRNVGYDSALPGEGLIIYHVDEAANQSNDTHRKVDVEEADDDNALDIQGGDRGSPGDPFPGTSGNTSFALHTNPDSRFYDGSAELRLINISAFGSDIIGEIATRVIKKEPSPYVIYGQVETLEYEFFTTAASYTLNASPDIVQSTTLKDGNIKLEVRINVPNEVFNITLEATDTDGIHENSSINFFPFSYLVTNDGVSNSLLIVIHELGGWSESPGTGWVQQFDYYWKWIDNLPTFIFGREITE, from the coding sequence ATGCGGATTCTGCTTATCGCTCTATTTATCATAATAACAGCCTTCTGTTTTTCCGTACCGGCATACCCTGGTGAGTTACCACTTCACCAGCCCGATGGCAGTGTAATCTACGTAAGGCAGGTCGGTGACGAATATGCCCACTTACTGCTTTATGAAGGGCAGCCGATCGTTAAAAACCCGGAAACTGGCTGGTGGGAATTCGCATCTATTGAAAGGAACAACCTTGTACCAACGGGCTTACGAGCAGGGATTGACAAACCGTTCTTTATTCAACGCTCTAAAATAGAAGATTATTTATCTTCAAAGAAACGACCGGAAAGTTATGAAAGAACCTCTCCAATCATCGGAACTGTTAAATTTCCCGTCATACTAATCAATTTCTCAGACACAGCTACCTCTTTTGAACTCAGCGATTTCGATGAATTGTTCAATGGATTCGGGTATTCTGTCAAAGACTACTACCTTGAAGTTTCGGGTGGATTAATGCAGCTCCAGTTCACTGTTGTAGGCTGGTTTACCGCTTCGAAGACACATGATTACTATGGATATAACATTGGAGATATAGATGGCTTCGACGCTCATCCCGATGAACTTGTAAAAGAAGCAATTCTTGCCGCTGACCCTTATCTGGACTACTCTGTATTCGACAACGATGGTGATGGTTCCGTAGATGCGGTAATAGTGGTGCACCAGGGCAATGGTGAAGAGGCTTCAGGCAACCCAAACGACATCTGGTCACATCAATTTTACGCTTATACTCCAACCAACGATGGTGTTGCAGCTTCAAGATATACCATCCAGCCTGAAACTTTGTTTGATGATCTTAACACCATCGGTGTGATATGCCATGAACTCGGTCACGTCTTCGGTCTGATAGACCTGTATGATACCGATTACAGTTCGGACGGTATCGGGAACTGGGGAATAATGGGAACAGGTTCATGGAACGGCCTTTCAAGGGCCGGAGATTCTCCAGCGCACTTTTCAGCCTGGAGCCTTTTGAAGCTTGGCTGGGTAAGTGAAATGAGTCTGAACGATTACACAGGAAGCCGTATCTTCAAACCTGTTGAAACAGATTTTGAAGTATATACCTTCGACAATCCAGATAGAGAAGGGATCGAATATTTCCTTTTTGAAAACCGCAGAAACGTTGGTTATGACTCCGCGCTCCCGGGCGAGGGACTGATTATATATCATGTCGATGAAGCCGCAAATCAATCAAATGATACCCATCGAAAAGTTGATGTTGAAGAGGCAGATGATGACAATGCTCTTGATATTCAGGGTGGAGATAGGGGTTCACCAGGTGATCCCTTCCCCGGTACTTCAGGCAACACCAGCTTTGCTCTCCACACAAATCCTGATTCGAGGTTCTACGATGGTTCGGCAGAACTGAGACTCATCAACATTTCTGCATTTGGAAGTGATATTATAGGTGAAATAGCGACCAGAGTCATTAAAAAAGAGCCTTCACCTTATGTGATCTACGGGCAGGTTGAAACATTAGAATACGAATTTTTCACCACTGCAGCTAGTTATACGCTTAACGCATCCCCTGACATAGTCCAGTCGACCACTCTGAAAGATGGGAATATAAAACTCGAAGTCAGAATCAACGTGCCGAATGAAGTCTTCAATATAACATTGGAAGCAACCGATACAGATGGTATCCATGAAAATTCGAGCATCAATTTCTTTCCTTTTTCTTATTTAGTAACTAACGATGGTGTTTCAAATTCGCTTCTGATTGTCATCCACGAACTCGGTGGCTGGAGTGAATCTCCAGGAACAGGCTGGGTTCAGCAATTTGATTATTACTGGAAATGGATTGACAATCTACCCACTTTTATATTCGGTCGAGAAATCACCGAATGA
- the rbr gene encoding rubrerythrin yields the protein MRKLDGTKTLENLMKAFAGESQARNRYTFFASIARKEGFEQIAAIFQETADNEKEHAKLFYKHIVENVEKLPVAIHVDADYPVEYRSTLENLKAAAEGENEEWTDLYPHFADVAEEEGFSEIANTFRQVAKVEERHEARYLKLAKNVEEGRVFKKEEKILWKCRNCGYIFEAFEAPEKCPACNHPQSYFEVFVENY from the coding sequence ATGAGAAAACTCGATGGAACCAAAACACTTGAAAACCTCATGAAGGCATTTGCTGGCGAATCTCAAGCTAGGAACAGGTACACGTTTTTCGCATCAATTGCCAGAAAAGAGGGATTCGAGCAGATAGCAGCAATATTTCAAGAAACTGCTGACAACGAGAAAGAGCACGCCAAACTCTTTTATAAACATATAGTAGAAAATGTTGAGAAACTACCCGTTGCAATTCACGTTGACGCCGATTACCCTGTAGAGTACCGCTCCACGCTGGAGAACTTGAAGGCAGCAGCAGAAGGGGAAAATGAAGAGTGGACAGATCTGTATCCGCACTTTGCCGATGTGGCAGAAGAAGAAGGATTCAGCGAAATCGCGAATACTTTCAGGCAAGTCGCAAAAGTAGAAGAAAGGCATGAGGCAAGATACTTGAAGCTCGCAAAAAATGTTGAAGAAGGTAGAGTCTTCAAAAAGGAAGAGAAGATTCTCTGGAAATGTAGAAACTGCGGATACATTTTCGAAGCTTTCGAAGCACCAGAAAAATGTCCGGCTTGCAACCACCCTCAAAGCTATTTCGAAGTTTTCGTGGAAAACTATTGA
- a CDS encoding tetratricopeptide repeat protein, with translation MKKRYGQIILLFFLAFFLQACIPSAADRLQEGFNHLKAGEITSAREAFISAANFSSNATTKALAREGLGWCYYLEGNFPFAETYFSQAVATSPDKKEVLAGLSLTKAKIGKLSESVNNGLFILSTTDDILVDYLPDPLEREEFLKFLTVVSLISGSADYEELKGEISDTGFLNKLVLLEGGE, from the coding sequence ATGAAGAAGCGCTATGGACAAATTATTTTACTATTTTTTCTTGCTTTTTTCTTACAGGCGTGCATTCCATCCGCTGCTGACAGACTCCAGGAAGGTTTTAACCATTTGAAAGCGGGAGAGATTACATCAGCAAGAGAGGCTTTCATCAGCGCTGCCAACTTCTCGAGCAATGCCACGACAAAGGCTCTAGCTCGTGAAGGTCTTGGCTGGTGTTATTATCTTGAGGGAAATTTTCCTTTCGCTGAAACTTACTTTTCCCAGGCCGTTGCAACTTCTCCTGACAAGAAAGAGGTACTCGCAGGACTTTCTCTCACAAAAGCGAAGATCGGAAAATTGAGCGAATCTGTGAACAATGGTTTGTTCATTCTGTCAACGACCGATGACATCCTCGTCGATTATCTACCAGATCCCCTCGAAAGAGAGGAATTTCTTAAGTTCCTCACGGTTGTTTCTCTCATTTCAGGCAGTGCAGACTACGAAGAGCTAAAAGGCGAGATTTCTGACACAGGGTTCCTGAACAAATTAGTACTCCTCGAAGGCGGTGAATGA
- a CDS encoding HD domain-containing phosphohydrolase, giving the protein MNDESDRLNLPAFSPEKYGDIPNPFWIMDSGGKIIFANVCFLRFFRRTREQVQGKPLEEVIERRSARNISRLFRLLLKKGETVKEQMLLTGATNTGYFSVTLVPVFKNRNLSHVIGHAFDLTPLENRCAEIIRDRTSFVNVLARVSERTLPETNRHLRIISEASAMMAMVLKEKYPREITKEFVENIRGASLLHDIGNLEIPSELLLKEEKLSTGEYQKVKEHTIKGVELIKNSPGDPNSAFLTMCVEIIEYHHEAFDGSGYPRGLSGEDIPLPARIASVADNYASMRVKRPYRDSLQRDKVLEIIYSEKGKKFDPIVIDAFLSIEKELNALTELE; this is encoded by the coding sequence ATGAATGATGAATCAGATAGGCTAAACCTGCCCGCTTTTTCTCCAGAAAAATATGGTGATATTCCAAACCCATTTTGGATAATGGACAGTGGAGGTAAAATAATCTTTGCAAACGTCTGTTTCCTGAGGTTTTTTCGGAGAACGCGTGAACAGGTTCAAGGAAAGCCATTGGAAGAAGTTATCGAAAGGAGATCTGCAAGGAATATTTCCAGGCTCTTTCGTTTGCTCCTAAAGAAGGGAGAAACCGTAAAAGAACAGATGCTGCTGACGGGAGCAACAAACACTGGTTATTTTAGCGTTACGTTGGTTCCTGTTTTCAAAAATAGAAATCTAAGTCATGTTATTGGTCATGCATTCGATCTAACTCCACTGGAAAATCGATGCGCGGAAATCATAAGGGATAGAACGAGCTTCGTAAATGTGCTGGCAAGAGTCTCTGAAAGAACACTTCCAGAAACAAACCGACACCTGAGAATAATTTCAGAAGCCTCAGCAATGATGGCCATGGTGTTGAAAGAAAAATATCCACGCGAAATCACAAAAGAATTCGTCGAAAATATACGCGGAGCTTCTCTGCTTCATGATATTGGAAATCTTGAGATCCCATCAGAGTTGCTATTGAAAGAAGAAAAGCTTTCAACTGGAGAGTATCAAAAAGTGAAAGAGCACACGATAAAGGGAGTAGAGTTGATCAAAAATTCCCCGGGAGACCCGAATTCAGCTTTTCTCACTATGTGCGTGGAGATTATCGAATACCATCACGAAGCTTTCGATGGCAGTGGATATCCCCGCGGATTGTCAGGTGAAGATATCCCCCTCCCCGCCAGAATAGCCAGCGTAGCGGATAATTACGCTTCCATGAGGGTAAAGCGGCCTTACAGGGATTCACTGCAAAGGGATAAAGTTCTGGAAATTATTTATAGCGAAAAAGGAAAGAAATTCGACCCGATAGTAATCGATGCTTTCCTTTCTATCGAGAAAGAGTTGAATGCCCTAACAGAACTCGAATGA
- a CDS encoding cation diffusion facilitator family transporter, protein MENRDKYAKKGAVIGIIGNAFLSVLKIFTGLFTGSMAITADGLDSATDIVTSVITLISTNLSQKPPDTEHPYGHERAETIASKIISIVIFFAGAQLAIFSVQKLISGNLHIEHLPVVLYVAFLSSAGKYTLYRYKLYIGRKIDSSVFLADAINMRSDIYISLSVVVGMVIVKLTDLFVFDTILGLLVSAFVIKTAIELFMTSSYELMDGIPAKNNIYRRVLEEATRIDGVSNPHRIRIRKFGHKYFVELDMEVEGNLTVSKAHELSKAVEKNIKSSVPEVYDVHVHIEPFGNIERETFGLDKSHISKGKDGENE, encoded by the coding sequence GTGGAAAACAGGGATAAGTACGCCAAAAAAGGGGCAGTGATTGGCATTATTGGAAATGCCTTTCTTTCTGTATTGAAAATCTTCACCGGGTTATTCACCGGAAGCATGGCTATAACCGCAGACGGCCTGGACTCCGCGACGGATATAGTAACATCAGTAATCACTCTCATTTCCACAAACCTCTCACAGAAGCCACCTGATACAGAACACCCATATGGCCATGAACGCGCTGAGACCATCGCTTCGAAGATTATATCTATTGTAATATTCTTTGCGGGAGCACAACTTGCTATCTTTTCCGTGCAGAAATTAATTTCTGGAAACCTTCACATAGAACATCTTCCGGTTGTGTTATATGTAGCTTTTCTTTCATCAGCTGGGAAGTATACTCTCTACAGATACAAATTGTACATAGGACGTAAAATAGACAGCTCTGTTTTTTTAGCCGATGCCATCAATATGCGAAGTGATATCTACATTTCCCTTTCCGTGGTCGTTGGAATGGTCATCGTTAAACTGACCGATTTATTTGTCTTCGATACCATTCTGGGGCTCCTGGTCTCTGCCTTTGTCATAAAGACGGCAATCGAGCTGTTCATGACAAGCAGCTACGAACTGATGGATGGTATTCCAGCTAAAAATAATATCTATAGAAGGGTGCTAGAAGAAGCCACAAGAATTGACGGTGTTTCAAATCCTCATAGGATAAGGATAAGAAAGTTCGGACATAAGTATTTCGTTGAATTGGACATGGAAGTAGAAGGAAATCTCACTGTCAGCAAAGCCCATGAATTATCAAAAGCTGTTGAGAAAAATATTAAGTCGAGTGTACCTGAAGTGTACGATGTACACGTTCATATCGAACCTTTTGGGAATATAGAAAGGGAAACATTCGGACTTGATAAATCACACATTTCCAAGGGAAAGGATGGGGAAAATGAATGA
- a CDS encoding GNAT family N-acetyltransferase, which translates to MSEKLFIRPAREDEYEFIRHNMYESIPESSGYLYKRADLREKDVVYGDFYDSIRRGDRIIIAELSGKVLGYSHYGVSSESNVFCSGRHGHLFDLYVFPQYRRKGIASQLLFEAEEWLKNLGIDHLTAVTSKNTSAWSFLVSKGFVTVRSYLKLDIEDFIPIENVMDTCTVSRDELFVFSEPLSMELKLNEHRFSECSLSELMYALGKILNEGANLVVVGGERPIGFAIYSIFDDILTRKRLGFIEFLYILPEFRKHGAGKALLSHICRTMRGDLVEEVYTEAPIKGAYFEFLKKFGFEGFSFWLQKDFNRPEHSFQ; encoded by the coding sequence ATGTCTGAAAAGTTGTTTATCAGACCTGCAAGAGAAGATGAATATGAGTTCATAAGGCACAATATGTATGAATCCATACCTGAATCCAGCGGATATCTTTACAAAAGAGCAGATCTCAGAGAAAAAGATGTGGTGTATGGCGATTTTTATGACTCGATAAGAAGAGGAGATAGAATAATCATAGCAGAGCTTTCTGGAAAAGTTCTTGGTTATTCCCATTATGGAGTGAGTTCTGAGAGTAATGTTTTTTGTTCAGGTAGACATGGACATCTCTTCGATCTGTACGTCTTTCCTCAGTATAGGCGTAAGGGAATAGCTTCACAGCTTTTGTTCGAAGCGGAAGAATGGCTGAAGAACCTCGGTATAGATCACTTAACGGCGGTAACATCTAAAAACACCTCTGCATGGAGTTTCCTTGTATCAAAGGGGTTTGTCACGGTCAGAAGTTACTTGAAGCTCGACATCGAAGATTTTATACCCATCGAAAACGTAATGGATACCTGCACAGTTTCTCGTGATGAATTATTTGTGTTCTCAGAACCCCTCTCGATGGAACTCAAATTAAACGAACACAGGTTTTCGGAATGTTCATTGAGTGAGTTGATGTACGCTCTTGGGAAAATTTTGAATGAAGGAGCGAATCTAGTAGTTGTGGGTGGAGAAAGACCAATTGGATTTGCCATCTATAGTATTTTTGATGATATTCTGACCAGAAAGAGACTCGGATTCATAGAGTTTTTGTATATTTTGCCTGAATTTAGAAAGCATGGAGCCGGGAAGGCTTTGTTGTCACATATATGCAGGACTATGAGGGGTGATTTGGTAGAGGAAGTATATACAGAAGCTCCTATCAAAGGGGCATATTTTGAATTTCTAAAAAAATTTGGCTTTGAGGGGTTTTCTTTCTGGCTACAAAAAGATTTTAATCGCCCAGAGCATTCTTTTCAATAA
- a CDS encoding glycoside hydrolase family 1 protein, which produces MLVFPSGFLWGVATAGHQIEGKNFFSDWYAWEKLGKIKNNDTSEIACGSWDNFERDIKALKELGVKTYRYSIEWARVEPRINKFDKDSLLRYRRFTERLVEEGIKPVVTLHHFVNPLWFSELGGWENGENLRYFKRYVEHVVSELGDLVPIWITINEPNVYSIMSYLRGEWPPEIKDTGRAMQVLSNLLYAHSEAFDVIKERYPASMVSVTCNFMFFYPARKFNLFDRIISSRLNHFYNWVYLDSIISGRILKPLGRGESSPKIKGKLDFIGVNYYTRIFVRNARPEPEFPEPSGEKTDMGYEFYPEGLGEVVSECYRRYKLPVFVTENGIADATDQKRWRYIETALGSLHQAIEKGARVMGYLYWSLMDNFEWKEGYSMKFGLYETDFQNLVFTPRKSAEKYAELIEKNALGD; this is translated from the coding sequence GTGTTAGTATTTCCTTCGGGATTTCTCTGGGGCGTTGCCACTGCGGGCCATCAAATAGAGGGGAAGAATTTCTTTTCGGATTGGTATGCCTGGGAAAAACTCGGAAAAATAAAAAACAATGATACCTCTGAAATAGCCTGTGGTAGCTGGGATAACTTTGAAAGAGACATTAAAGCTCTTAAAGAACTCGGAGTTAAGACATACAGATATTCGATAGAATGGGCCAGGGTTGAACCGAGGATAAACAAATTCGATAAAGACTCTCTTTTGAGATACCGGCGTTTTACCGAAAGGCTCGTAGAAGAGGGGATAAAACCGGTGGTGACACTTCACCACTTTGTTAATCCACTCTGGTTCTCTGAACTCGGTGGATGGGAAAACGGAGAAAACCTTCGTTACTTCAAAAGATATGTGGAGCATGTCGTTTCTGAATTGGGTGACCTTGTGCCTATCTGGATTACCATCAACGAACCAAACGTTTATTCGATAATGTCTTATCTTCGAGGTGAATGGCCACCTGAAATAAAGGATACGGGGAGAGCTATGCAGGTACTTTCAAATCTGCTTTACGCCCACAGTGAAGCTTTCGATGTCATAAAAGAAAGGTATCCAGCGTCTATGGTCAGTGTCACGTGCAATTTTATGTTTTTCTATCCCGCACGTAAATTCAACTTATTCGATAGGATAATCTCTTCCAGACTCAACCACTTCTACAACTGGGTTTATCTCGATTCTATAATCAGTGGTAGGATACTCAAACCTCTGGGAAGGGGTGAAAGTTCACCGAAGATTAAAGGTAAGCTGGACTTTATTGGCGTAAATTATTATACCCGCATTTTTGTCAGGAACGCCAGACCTGAACCCGAGTTTCCAGAACCCTCTGGTGAAAAAACAGATATGGGTTATGAATTCTATCCTGAAGGTCTCGGCGAGGTAGTTTCGGAATGTTACAGAAGATACAAATTGCCTGTCTTTGTAACGGAGAACGGTATAGCCGATGCCACTGATCAGAAAAGGTGGCGATACATTGAGACCGCGCTTGGTTCTCTGCACCAAGCGATAGAAAAGGGCGCAAGAGTTATGGGCTATCTTTACTGGTCTCTGATGGACAACTTCGAATGGAAAGAAGGATATTCCATGAAATTCGGGCTCTATGAAACGGATTTTCAGAACCTCGTTTTTACACCGAGAAAGAGTGCCGAAAAATACGCAGAACTTATTGAAAAGAATGCTCTGGGCGATTAA